The DNA window GCAGATCACGCCGGAATTGCTGGCGGAACAGCGCCTCAACGTCGGGCTCGTCATCAACCACAAGAACCAGAATGCTCACGTCAGACCTCTAATTTTGTTTTGAAATATGACTTGTTCGCGGCAACACGATCCTGAATTCGGTGAACCGGCCGGGCTCGGTTTCGACGTCGATGGTGCCACCGTGTTGTTTCACGATGATGTCATGGCTCATTGAAAGCCCGAGCCCGGTCCCTTCACCCGCCGGCTTGGTCGTAAAGAACGGATTGAACATCTTGTCCTTCACCTCCGCCGGGATGCCGGTGCCGTTGTCGCGTATCCGGATTTCCACCGTGTCACCGAGATTTTTCGTGGTTGCACGAAGGACGGGATCAAAGCCGGTGCCGCCATTCTCCATCTTGCGTTTGGTTACTGCATAAAATCCATTCGAGATCAAATTCAGGAAGACGCGGGTGATCTCCTGCGGAAATAATTCGATCGTGCCCGCCTTGTCGTCGAAATCCCGCTGCAAGGTGACGTTGAACTGCGGCTTTTCGGCGCGTGCGCCGTGATAGGCGAGATTGAGACTCTCGTCCAGCAGCGCATTGATATCTGCCGGCCGGTGCTCGCCGGAACCCTCGCGCGAATGCAGCAGCATGTTCTTGACGATGGAGTCGGCACGCTTGCCGTGCTGGACAATTTTTTGGAGATTGTCTTTCAGCATCTGTGTCAGTTCTTCGACGTCATTTCGAGTCTTGTCGCCGAGTGCGGCGGATTTGAGCACGTCATTGAGTTCATCGGTCAGTTCCGCCGATAGCGCGGAGAAATTATTGACGAAATTGAGCGGGTTCTTGATCTCATGGGCAATGCCCGCTGTGAGCTGGCCGAGTGAAGCCAGCTTCTCGGTCTGCACCAGCCGATCCTGCGCGGTGCGCAATTCGTCGAGCGAAGCTGCGAGTTCCCTGGTGCGGGCCTGGACCTCGTCGAACAGCCGGGCATTCTCGATGGCGATCACGGCCTGGTCTGCAAAGGTCTGCAGCAGCTCCATCTGGCGCGGGGGGAACGGACCGGTTTGCGAACGCGCAATCGCGATCACGCCGATGACGGCGCCGTCGCGCGCCATCGGAACCGCCAGCGTGGAACGAAGTTGGCCGATGCTCGAATCCGCGTTGCCCGCGTCTCGGATCATCTTTCTTACCTTGGGATCGAAATCCGGATCATCGAAAAAATCGGTGACGCTCTGTACTTCCCCGGTCAGGATGACGCGTTCCGCGGCGGTGCCGCGGCCCGCGCGTATCGGCCGCCCCTTGAACATGAGGCTCGCCTCCGCGACGCCCACGCCGGCGATAGCCTTGCATTCAAAGTCCTCGCCGCTCCGCAGATAGAGCAGGCCCACTTTAGCGCCGCAGAGCTTGTAGGCCGACTCCACCAGGGTATCGAGTACCGGCTGCAGGTCGAACGTCGACCGGCTGATGACCTGGAGCACGTCGCTGGTCGCGGTCTGGTACTCCAGTGATTCCTGCAGGTCATTGGTGCGCGCCTGCACCTCGTCGAACAGCCGCACATTTTCGATGGCGATCACGGCCTGGTCGGCAAAGGTTTGAAGCAGCTGGACGTGGTGGGCCGCGAACGAACCGGGCTCCAGCCGCGTGACGCCGATCATGCCGATCGGCGCCCCCGCGCTCATCAGCGGCGTGAACAACATGCTGCGAAAACCGCGGGCTCGCGCGATATCCCTCAGCGGCGCATCCGGTAAAGCTTCGGTGTCGGCGATCTGCGCTACCTTGCCGCCGTGAACCAGTTCAAGCAGCGGAAAGCTGGCGACCGGCGCCGGGAACGATGCCTTCAGGATTTCGTCGGCGGCTGCAGTGGTCGGGGTAAACGCCATCAGGTGCAGCGTGCCATCGATGAAGCGATATACCGTAGTCGAGAAGCCGCCGAGCAGCCGGTTGGCGCTGCTCGCGATCGCCTCGAATACCGGCTGGACGTCCGATGGCGAACTGGCGATGACTTTCAGGATGTCGGCAGTCGCCGTCTGCCGCTCCAGCGCTTCTTTGGTCTCGTTGAACAGTCGCACGTTTTCGATCGCGATGACGGCCTGGTCGGCGAAGGTCTGGAGCAGGGCGACCTGTTGGTCTCCGTAGGCGCCGGGCTCAGCCCAGCCCACCGTGATCGCCCCAATCGGTTCCCCGGTGCGCAACATCGGCACCGTGACCTGGCTGCGCGTGCCCAGCGCTTCGATCATCTGCCGCGACAGCGCCGGCACCGACTCATCGTTTTCTATGTCGGTGACAAAGTAAGGCCGACGCGACTGGATCGCGCGTCCCGCCGTGGTGTCGTCAGCCGCGGGCCTTGGAAACACCCGCTGCACCGTGCTGAGACCCGGCACGCTCAATCCGTGCCCGGCGACCAGGTGAATAATGCCTTCGTCGTAGCGATAGACGCGCCCCATGCGTCCACCGCACAACCGCACTGCGCGCTCGACGATCACGTCGAACACCGGCTGCACGTCATTGGGCGAACTGGCGATGACCTTCAGGATTTCGGCGGTCGCGGTCTGCCGCTCCAGCGTCTCCTTGGTTTCGTTGAACAGCCGGGTATTCTCGATTGCGATCAGGGCCTGGTCGCGGAAGGATTCGGCCAGCGCGATTTCGCTTTCGCGGAAAATTCCAGCCCGCTTTCCGGCAATCCCCAGCAGGCCAACGCATTTCCCCTCGCGCAGCAGCGGCAGGTAGAGCGCCGAGTTGATGCCCAACGTCTCGTGGACCATGCGCTCATATTCGGGCAGTTCGACCGCCGACCAGTCCGGCAAATGCAGGTTCTTCCCGGTGACGATGACGCGCGATGGGAAATTGGCGTCGGTATCGATCGCCACAGGCGCAAGATGGGGGACAGTAAGAAGTCCTTCCCGCCCCGCCGTGGCTACAGCCCAGTAGGTGGTGGCGTCGCAACCCAGGATGAACGCCATGTCGCGGCGGAACAGCCGCGTGGCGGTGAGCACGATGGCGTCGAATACCGGCTGCACGTCGGTCGGCGATTGACTGACGACGCGCAGAATCTCGGATGTCGCGGTCTGCCGGGCCAGCGACTCCTGGGTCTCGTTGAACAGCCGCGCGTTCTCGATGGCGATGACGGCCTGGTCGGCGAAGCTTTGCTGGAGCGCGAGTTCTTCAGCGGTGAAGGGCAGGGGCCGGCCGCGAAAAACGATGAGAGCGCCTATCGCGCGACCCTCGCGCCGCAGCGGCGTGCCGGAAACGACGTGGGCACCCGCGGCGCGCGCGAGCGGCGGGCCGGGCCAGCGGGCCATCGTTGGATCGACATTGTCGAGATCGGGAATATGAATCTGCCGGTTTTCATGCACGACCGTGCCCGGCAGGTTAGGGCCGCCAATCCGCAGTTGCTCTGCCGATAAGTTCGAGCCGATGCGTTTCGAGCCGTCACCGACCCGGATCGTCTTTCCCCATTGGTCGCCTTCGGCGATCATAACCGTGACGCTAGAGGCGCCGAACAGACGCGCGGTCGTCTCCGCGATCTGCTGCAACGATCGCTCGGCATCGCCCGAGGTGTTGGCGATCGCGCCCAGGATCTCGGCGCTGGCGGCTTGGCGATCCCGCGCGGCGCGCAGCTCAGCCTGCAGCCGGGCATTCTCCCGCTCGAGATTGGCCACCACGTCCGGGGGAAGCGCGGTCATTCAAATAAAATCCATTCGGCAGCGCCTGGCAGCCCACCCAATTAAAACGATCTGTCCGGCGCGCAATTGATCGAGCGGCCGGCAACTCCGATAGAACACTGTCTCATTATCCCACCCAGGCACATCTCGGCCAGCGCCATCTTTTGTCGCGGTTACGCTGAAAACGCGGGCGAACTCAGGTGCCGGGCCGGGAAACCTCCGTTTCCTTTGACGTGATGAATTCCAGCAGCACCGGGATGCCTTCTTTGGTTTTCTGAATGCCGCGCCGGATCGCAGGGATGATGTCTTCCGGTTTCGTCACCCGCTCGCCATAGCCGCCGAAGGCGCGCGCCATCGCGGCATAGTCGCCGGAGATATCGGTCGAGCGGTATTTCTCGGTCGAAACCGGCATCACCTTCAGCTCGATCGCCATGCTGAAGTTGTTCAGCAGGATCGACATGATCGGGATGCGCTCGCGCACCGCGGTTTCGAAATCCATCCCGGTAAAGCCAATCGCGGCGTC is part of the Bradyrhizobium erythrophlei genome and encodes:
- a CDS encoding GAF domain-containing protein, with translation MTALPPDVVANLERENARLQAELRAARDRQAASAEILGAIANTSGDAERSLQQIAETTARLFGASSVTVMIAEGDQWGKTIRVGDGSKRIGSNLSAEQLRIGGPNLPGTVVHENRQIHIPDLDNVDPTMARWPGPPLARAAGAHVVSGTPLRREGRAIGALIVFRGRPLPFTAEELALQQSFADQAVIAIENARLFNETQESLARQTATSEILRVVSQSPTDVQPVFDAIVLTATRLFRRDMAFILGCDATTYWAVATAGREGLLTVPHLAPVAIDTDANFPSRVIVTGKNLHLPDWSAVELPEYERMVHETLGINSALYLPLLREGKCVGLLGIAGKRAGIFRESEIALAESFRDQALIAIENTRLFNETKETLERQTATAEILKVIASSPNDVQPVFDVIVERAVRLCGGRMGRVYRYDEGIIHLVAGHGLSVPGLSTVQRVFPRPAADDTTAGRAIQSRRPYFVTDIENDESVPALSRQMIEALGTRSQVTVPMLRTGEPIGAITVGWAEPGAYGDQQVALLQTFADQAVIAIENVRLFNETKEALERQTATADILKVIASSPSDVQPVFEAIASSANRLLGGFSTTVYRFIDGTLHLMAFTPTTAAADEILKASFPAPVASFPLLELVHGGKVAQIADTEALPDAPLRDIARARGFRSMLFTPLMSAGAPIGMIGVTRLEPGSFAAHHVQLLQTFADQAVIAIENVRLFDEVQARTNDLQESLEYQTATSDVLQVISRSTFDLQPVLDTLVESAYKLCGAKVGLLYLRSGEDFECKAIAGVGVAEASLMFKGRPIRAGRGTAAERVILTGEVQSVTDFFDDPDFDPKVRKMIRDAGNADSSIGQLRSTLAVPMARDGAVIGVIAIARSQTGPFPPRQMELLQTFADQAVIAIENARLFDEVQARTRELAASLDELRTAQDRLVQTEKLASLGQLTAGIAHEIKNPLNFVNNFSALSAELTDELNDVLKSAALGDKTRNDVEELTQMLKDNLQKIVQHGKRADSIVKNMLLHSREGSGEHRPADINALLDESLNLAYHGARAEKPQFNVTLQRDFDDKAGTIELFPQEITRVFLNLISNGFYAVTKRKMENGGTGFDPVLRATTKNLGDTVEIRIRDNGTGIPAEVKDKMFNPFFTTKPAGEGTGLGLSMSHDIIVKQHGGTIDVETEPGRFTEFRIVLPRTSHISKQN